The region CCAGAGGCTCATAAGTAAAAAACTCAGCCATCCCCATGCAAATAAGCGGCAAAAACGAGCCCCAAAGCATGAAGCTTAGCACGATGATATTTGTGCCATAGCTCTTGTTTAGCTCCTTGACACTCGTGTAGGCAATAGCCGCTCCAAGACCGCTCCAAATGCCGATGATATCGGTTTTATTGATACCTAAATTTGGCTGGATAACAAGCAAAATTCCGCCAAATCCCAAAAAGACAGCAAACCAGCCAAGCGAACTTAGCCGCTCCTTAAACACGATAGCTGCGAGAATGGCTGTAAAGATTGGGTTTGTCTTTTGAAATGTAAAGGCTGTGGCTAAATTTACGTGCGCGACGTTATAAAAAAAGGCAAAAAGCGCCACCGTGCCCACAAAACCGCGAAACATCAGCAAGAAAAAGTGCCCGCCAGTTTGTTTAAATGGAAATTTATAGATGGCGTAGATGACGATGAAAAGTCCGATCAAATTTCTAAAAAAAACAACTTCGATAGAAGGCATATCTTTGCTCAGATACTTTGCAAATGCGCCAGTCACGGCAAACATAAAGCAAGCAAAGAGCATATAAAAAATGCCAAGATGTGAAATATAAAACCTTTTTAACATCGCATAACCTCTAAATTTAAAGCACTCATTTTAATAAAAAATGGCTTAAATTTTGGTTGATTTTTTCTTTTATTTCGGCGCTTTTAAGCGTAATTTTATACTTTATATAAGAGAAAAATTTGTATAATCAGCCATCATAAAAAGGACAAAATTTGCAAAAAGTAATATTAGTAGGCAAGCCAAATGTCGGCAAAAGCTCACTTTTTAACCGCTTAGCTGGTCGTCGTATCGCCATAACAA is a window of Campylobacter concisus DNA encoding:
- a CDS encoding DMT family transporter: MLKRFYISHLGIFYMLFACFMFAVTGAFAKYLSKDMPSIEVVFFRNLIGLFIVIYAIYKFPFKQTGGHFFLLMFRGFVGTVALFAFFYNVAHVNLATAFTFQKTNPIFTAILAAIVFKERLSSLGWFAVFLGFGGILLVIQPNLGINKTDIIGIWSGLGAAIAYTSVKELNKSYGTNIIVLSFMLWGSFLPLICMGMAEFFTYEPLDFLFSKFAMPSWHNVVFILLMGLSGYYFQAFMTKAFAVGKKAGVIAAVSYADVIFTLIIGYFMGDALPNHLALAGIVLVVVSGILVVKEK